In the Candidatus Eisenbacteria bacterium genome, one interval contains:
- a CDS encoding HNH endonuclease — MKRILLTRDQFSLVDGEDFEWLSQWKWHYSQCGYAVRSVYKGNPATIPMHRMILQTPRGHDTDHVNGNKLDNQRRNLRVATRSQNMMNAKKRADNTSGYKGVSWFRETRKWCAKIQIDGRSYNLGYADTREEAFLIYSRRAKELFGEFSRLN, encoded by the coding sequence ATGAAGAGAATCCTACTTACCAGAGATCAGTTCTCTCTTGTTGATGGTGAGGATTTTGAGTGGTTAAGCCAATGGAAGTGGCATTACAGCCAATGTGGCTATGCGGTAAGAAGTGTCTATAAGGGGAATCCAGCAACAATTCCCATGCATCGAATGATATTACAGACACCACGAGGTCACGATACTGACCATGTTAATGGCAACAAGCTCGATAATCAACGCAGGAATCTACGGGTTGCTACTCGTTCTCAGAATATGATGAACGCTAAGAAACGAGCTGACAATACCTCTGGCTATAAAGGAGTTTCTTGGTTTAGAGAAACAAGAAAGTGGTGTGCAAAGATACAGATTGATGGACGAAGTTATAATCTTGGATATGCCGATACACGAGAAGAGGCATTTTTGATCTACTCGAGAAGAGCAAAAGAGTTATTTGGAGAATTCTCTAGGCTAAATTAA